A region of the Akkermansia muciniphila genome:
AATTCCGGGTTGTGGCGGCGGTCGATGCCTTCATTGCGGAAGCTGCGGTTGAGTTCAAAAATCTTGGTGAAGCCGCCCACCATCAGGCGCTTGAGGAAGAGTTCCGGAGCAATGCGGAGCGTCAGCGGCATGTCCAGCGCGTTATGGTAGGTTTCAAACGGCTTGGCGGCCGCGCCCCCGGCCACGTCCTGAAGCATGGGGGTTTCCACTTCCAGATAGCCGCGGTCCTGGAGAAAGCGGCGCATCTCCGCAATCATGAGGGAGCGCGTGACGAACAGGGCCGCGCTTTCCTCATTGGCAATGAGGTCCAGATGACGCTTGCGGTACGTAACTTCCTTGTCCGCCAGGCCATGCCACTTGTCCGGCAGCGGGCGCAGGCTCTTGGAAAGAATGGTCAGGCCGGAAACCTTCACGGTGGGTTCCCCGGTGCGGGTCAGGAACGTAGTTCCCTTAATGCCGATCCAGTCCCCGCGGTCCAGAAGCTTCCACAGCTTCCAGGTGGTTTCATCCACTTCATTCTTGTGCAGGAACCCCTGGATTTTGCCGCGCACGTCCCCGATGACGAAAAACTGGGATTTGCCCATGTCTCGAATGGCCAGCAGGCGGCCGGCCACAGCCTCCTGTTTGTCTTCCTTGAAATCGGCTTTCAATCCGGCGGGGGTGTTGGTCACGTCAAATCTTGCGCCGTAGGGGTCGATTCCCAGCTCACGGATCTTGGCGAGCTTGTCGCGGCGCACGGCAATGAGTTCGGATTCCGTCGTATTCGGATGTGCCTGCTGTTGTTCGGACATAGTGCGGGGATTTTAAAGGCTTGCCTCCGTTTTGGCTAGTGCATTGTCAGGCAGGGGAACATTTTTGGCCGGAAGCTTTGAAGCGGGATGCATTCGCCTCCCCTTTCCGGGGCATCGGGGCGGATGCCCGCCAACACCCCCTCCGGACGGCGCCGGGAGAACCACGCAAGGGACGATATTCAAGGGATTTGGAGGGAAACTGGTCTTATTATTAAAAAACAGTCAACAAAACCCCGCATACGCATAATTGCTTTTACCTTTGGCGCCAGACATGTTATAACTACCTCCGTTAAGGCGCACCTTATTTATCAATTATATACTATCCGTGCAGACTTATGAGTGATCAGACAACCGTAACTTACAGCACGATTGACGCTAACGAAGCCGTAGCCTCCGTAGCCTATCGTTTTTCTGAAGTCATTGCCATTTACCCCATTACACCGTCCTCTCCCATGGGTGAATCAGCTGAAAGCTGGTCCGCTGTGAACCGGAAGAACCTGTGGGGCACCGTTCCTTCCGTGGTGGAAATGCAGAGTGAAGGCGGCGCCGCAGGCGCAGTCCACGGCGCTCTCCAGACCGGAGCCATGGCAACCACCTTCACCGCATCCCAGGGCCTCCTGCTGATGATCCCGAACATGTTCAAGATCGCAGGGGAACTGACTCCGGCCGTGTTCCATGTGGCCGCCCGCTCCCTGGCCTACCAGGGCCTCTCCATTTTCGGCGACCACAGCGACGTGATGAGCGCCCGCTCCTGCGGCTGGGCCATGCTGTGCGGCTCCTCCACGCAGGAGGCCGCGGACTTTGCCGCCATTTCCCATGCCGCTACGCTGGAATCCCGCGTTCCGTTCATGAACTTCTTTGACGGCTTCCGCACGTCCCATGAAATCGGCAAGATTGCAGACATCACGGACGATACGCTGAACGGCATGATCAAGCAGGAATGGGTGGACTCCTTCCGCGAACGCGCCCTGACGCCTGACGCTCCCGTGCTGCGCGGCACCGCCCAGAACCCGGACGTTTACTTCCAGGGCCGTGAAACGGTCAACCAGTTCTATGAAGCCACCCCCGCCATCGTGCAGAAGGCCATGGACAGGTTTGCGGACCTCACGGGCCGTTCCTACCATCTGGTGGACTACTCCGGCGCCCCGGACGCTGAACGCGTGATCATCCTGATGGGTTCCGGCGCTGAAGCCGTGGAAGAAACGGTGGAAGCCATGATTGCCCGTGAAAACGCCAAGGTGGGCGTGCTCAAGGTGCGCCTGTTCCGCCCCTTCCCCGCCGCGGAACTGATCAAGGCCCTTCCCTCCACGGTCAGGAAGATCGCCGTGCTGGACCGCACCAAGGAACCCGGCTCCCAGGGTGAACCGCTCCATCAGGACGTCATCCAGGCCCTCTTTGACGCCCAGGGCTCCGGCACGCTTTCCTTCACCAACGGCATGCCCAAGGTGGTAGGCGGCCGCTACGGCCTCTCCTCCAAGGAATTCACTCCCGCCATGGTCAAGGGCATCTATGACAGCCTGGAACAGGACGCTCCCAAGAATCACTTCACCATCGGCATCAACGACGACGTGCTGGGCACCAGCATCCCGTACGATGAAGATTATTCCACGGAAGCGGACGACGTGACGCGCGCCATGTTCTTCGGCCTCGGTTCCGACGGCACCGTGGGCGCCAACAAGGACGCCATCAAGATCATCGGCCAGCACACGGACCTGTATGTGCAGGGCTACTTCGTGTACGACTCCAAGAAGGCCGGTTCCTCCACCATCTCCCACCTGCGCTTCGGCCCGCGCCCGATCAAGTCCACGTACCTGATCACCAAGGCCAACTTCCTGGCGCTGCACCAGCCCACGCTGCTGAACCTGTTTGACTTCCTGAAGAACGCCGCCAACGGCGCCACCTTCCTGATGAACAGCCCGCACCCCGCGGACAAGCTGTGGGACACGCTGCCCGCACGCATGCAGCAGCAGATTCTGGACAAGAACCTCAAGCTTTATACGATTGACGCCTTCTCCGTGGCCCGCAAGACGGGCATGGGCGGCCGCATCAACATGATCATGCAGACCTGCTTCTTCAAGCTGGCCGGCGTGATTCCCGCTGACGAAGCCATCGGCTACATCAAGAAGGCCATTGCCAAGACCTACGCCAAGAAGGGCCAGGAAGTGGTGGACAAGAACATCGCCGCCGTGGACGCCACGCTGGAAAACCTCCACCAGGTGGACACCACCGGCAAGACCATCACCGGCCATGCCATTCCGCCCGTCATGTCCGCTGACGCTCCGGATTACGTCCAGAACGTCCTCGGCAAGATGATGTGCGGTGAAGGGGACAGCATCCCCGTCAGCCAGATGCCTGTGGACGGCACGTTCCCGAACGGCACTTCCCAGTATGAAAAGCGCAACCTGGCGCTGGACCTGCCGGAATGGGATCCCGCCATCTGCATCCAGTGCGGCAAGTGCACGGCCGTTTGCCCGCACGCCGCCATCCGCAGCAAATTCTTTGCCCCGGACGCCCTCTCCAGCGCGCCCGCAAGCTTTGAGTCCCTGGATGCCAAGCATCCGGACTGGAAGGGTGAAAAATTCGTTATCCAGGTCTCCCCGAACGACTGCACGGGCTGCACGCTCTGCTCCGACGTCTGCCCGGCCAAGAGCAAGACGGACCCGACCCACAAGGCCCTGACCATGGTTCCCGCCGAGAAGATTCATGACAAGGAGGAAGCCAACTGGGACTTCTTTATGAGCCTTCCGGACGTGGACCGCACCAAGGTGAAGACGGACAACATCCGTTCCATGCAGGTGCTGCGCCCGCTGTTCGAATTCTCCGGCGCCTGCGCCGGCTGCGGTGAAACCCCGTACGTGAAGATGCTCTCCCAGCTCTTCGGCAACCGCCTGGTGGTCGCCAACGCCACGGGCTGCTCCTCCATCTACGGCGGCAACCTGCCCACCACCCCGTGGTCCCATGATGCGGAAGGACGCGGACCGGCCTGGTCCAACTCCCTCTTTGAAGACAACGCCGAATTCGGCCTTGGCTTCCGCGTCTCCCTGGACAAGCAGATGGAACACGCCATCGAACTTCTCCGCGATGCCGCCGGAATCGTGGGCCAGGAGCTGGTTGACCAGATCCTGACCAACCCGCAGAAGGATGAAGCGGACATTGAGCAGCAGCGTGAAAACGTTGCCGAACTCAAGAAGAGAATCACCGGCAAGCCGGAGTGCGCACGCCTCCTGACCATGGCGGACAAGCTCGTCCGCAAGAGCGTCTGGATTCTTGGCGGCGACGGCTGGGCCTACGACATCGGCTACGGCGGCCTGGACCACATCCTTGCCAGCGGCAAGAACGTGAAGGTGCTGGTCATGGATACGGAAGTGTACTCCAACACCGGCGGCCAGTGCTCCAAGTCCACCCCGCGCGCTGCCGTGGCCAAGTTCGCCACAACCGGCAAGCCCGGCGTGAAGAAGGACCTGGGCCTCATGGCTATGACCTACGGCAATGTGTACGTGGCCTCCGTCGCCCTCGGCGCGAAGGACGAGCACACGCTGAAGGCCTTCGTGGAAGCGGAAGCTTATGACGGTCCCGCCATTATCATCGCCTACTCCCACTGCATTTCCCACGGCATCAACATGGCCAAGGGTCTGCAGCAGCAGAAGGCATGGGTGGATACCGGCCGCATCCTGCTCTACCGCTACAATCCGGATCTGGCCCTCCAGGGCAAGAGCCCGCTGATCGTGGAAGGCAAGGGACCGAAGGGCGACCTGCGCGACGTGCTGCTCAGCGAAAACCGCTTCAAGCTTCTGGCCAAGACCAACAAGGAAGGCTTTGAAAAACTCCTTGAAGAAGCCCAGAAGGACGTCTGGCACCGCTGGAACCTGTACCAGAGCATTGCCAACATGGGCGCCGACAAGCCCGCGGAATAAGGCGTACAGCCGCTGAATTTCAACGCCCCTGCACGGTTCGTCCGGCAGGGGCGTTTTTATTCATTCAACAGGGATGGAAGGCCGCCCTGCACGCACCGGATACGAGCGCCTTCCACGCAGGTTCACGGAACCCTTTTCTTCCACAGCTTCAATCCCCGCGGCATGCCCGGCTACAAGGCCCGCGCAGGCCGCCAGGCACCCCAGCGCGTCCATCCACAGCCACCCGTCCCTCCACTCCCGGAACAGCAGCAGGTGCACCGCCTGCCCCACGGTAACAGCCGCGAGAACCCATACCCAAAAGTACCCGAAGCTCCATGACCCGCGGAACAGCAGAAACCTTTTCAGGGAAGGTTTTTCGCATCTGCTGCCTTTCCACGGATTCCCGCACTGGAGGAAAATCATCACCAGCTGGAAACAGAAGCACCCCGCAAACAGCAGGGAATCCATGATCAAATACCCCTTCGCGGAAAAGCAATGAGCCGTGTCCGGCTCCATCCCGGGAACGATGGACGACAACAAAAACAACGCAAGCAAAACAATATTTCCGTACATGGGATTTGTCTGAATATATCAAGTATAGGTACGGATTTTCCTCCCGACAAGGAATAAACCAACCCCCTCATGCTATCCGCCGGGAAGAAAAACGGTCTCAGGCATCCCCTTCCGCTGGCACGGCATGCAGGCAGGCCGCAACAGGAAAAAAACCGGGAGCAGCCCCCCGGAACAGGGATGCTGCCCAGGATTCCCGGAAATGGTACACACCGGAGGAAGAACATACCATTCTGGATACCGTATCCGGGAAGTTCATCACATCGGCATGAAGCGGGTACCGACATCCAGATAGACCAGCTTATCCGCAGCGGATAACGTGCGCTCTCTCCGGACTATCGTATCCCCTTCTTTCAGATTCTTTTCACCCTCCGGAGTACGCACGGCGGCATGGCCCCTGATGATGTAAAATACTTCTTCATTTACTTCATGATAACGGTGGCCGCAGGCAAACTGCACCGGTTGCACTGCCACGAACCCGGGCGCGCATTTGCGCTTCATGGAAGAAAATGGCCTGCTTACGTGGAAAGTGCATGCGGAAGTACCTCTTAACTCTGTGCGCGGAATGTACCCATTCTGGCCCCATGTCCCCGCTGGGGAAAGCCTATCAGCAAATAAACACGCCAAGCCCGCAGATCAAGGACATTCCTATTTTACGGTTCTCCCCCGCCCATGGGACTGCCTGGCGGCGTTTTATCATCTTTCAATGCGGTTTCAGCCGGAGATTGGAATAAGGGACAATTTTTTACCCCTTGGGGATTCTTCACGTTAAGAAGCGCATCCATAGCCTGCACGGCTTCTTTCTGATTCCATTTCCGGGATTGCTCAAGGGCAGGACCGGAAATTTTCCTCCATTCTTTTTCCGCCTCTTTTAAAGAAACCGCCTTAAAACATTTCCACTGGGGAGCATCCCGTGTAAGAAGTTCAAAGAGGGACACAACCCAAACCGTTTCAGAGGGCATGTCCTCTGCCAATTTTTCCTGTTCAGGTGATGCAGGCGATTTTGCCTTTTCTTTTACTATTGTTTCAAACGGGTCTTCACCCTCGGTTTCCTGGGAAAGAGGCACCCGGCGGCTGCCTGGGGAAAGGGAGCATGTTTCCTTAATGACGCCCGTATTTACATAAACGCTTTCCGTCTGCTCCATGCCGCTTTTCCAGCGGGTTCCGTCCTTGGGATCGGCCTCTTCACAACCGCTCCATTCCACTACCCTGCCATACTGTTCCGTCAGTTCCCATTGCTTCCATCCATAGGTAAAGCGATACCTGTTAACATACCTGTCAGGACAAAAATAATAAGCTTCTTCACCACGAAAAACACTACCGATTTTCTTCCCGTGCAGGCAAAAGGAAGGAACCGTATAAAGATAAGAGTTATCCGCATTGCAGATAAACCTTACATGTTCATCCTGCGGGGGAGGAGTTCCAGCTATTTCAGGGTTCCGGTACAGGAAAATTCTTTCTTTTCCATGGTCTCCCACAAGATCAATTTCCTGCATAAAAACAAGGCCGCCGTTGGGGCCGTCTGAATTCTTTAATGCAGGATTCCAGCCCGTCCATGATTCAATAAGATCGCCCTGTCCGGAAACCTGTTTGCGAATATTCCACTGGAGAAAAGAAGGAAGCTGGGAAAAATGAAGGGAAAAAACAGGCGGCTGCTCTGCCGCCTTTAACAAGGCGGCAGAGCAGCATAAAAAGCATAATCCTGTGATTAAAGCATTCATTCTAAATTTGATTTACCCTGGACAGAACCCTGTCCACATAATCAAAATTATTGCTATTATATCTGGAAATGCACCATTGTCTAGAAGTATTCATCCAGGCGCAGTAGTGGCCGCTTTTTCCGGGATCATAAAGAAAACCGGGGGAGCGCACCTTGGTGCCGGGTTCGTTAATCTGCCGGGAACATTTGGAAGCTCCGTTATATGCCTTAAGCGTGCAAAGCTGGGCGATGGTACAGTCCGTTCCTTCCGCAAATGAATAATCATACGGAACCCCCTGGCCTGGATTGGTATCGGCCGCACGATAAACCGGGAGAGCACTTTCAGGCGCTTCCGCCTGCTGCTGCCGGAGTTGACGGAGCATCCACCTGTGCGCCTCATTGTATTTGACAAGGATGATTTGAAGGGCTGCCTGAATGTTTTTCTGCCAGTTCCATATTTGCTCCCTTGGGATGGCGGTATATATGCCGTCTCCCCCTGCCGTTCCCGTCACTTGAAAAATGCCGTAACCGCCGGCGCCGGCGGTATCTTGGCTATGAAGCGGAATTCCTTCCGCCCCGGGTTCCCTCCGGTAATTGCCGCCTCCGGCTAAAAATTGATTGTACAAGGATGACGGGGCATTACTCCAGGAGAAGGGGTAATAAACCGCCTCGCCGCCATATCCAAATGATTCGCTTTTGCCTACGGCGGGAAGACACCATTCCATGGAGGCCAAAGTATCCGGATACATTTGCAGCACGTAGGACTGAATATACCGGGTGCACATTTGATCGTCCGGATTCTGCCCTCCGATGCGGAAACGATAGATATCCGCGCCTGTATAGGAGGAGTGGCCGTTTTTGGATTTAATTTCAAATTCCAGACTGGCATTTCCTCCAAAAAAGCCTTCATTCACCTCTTCAAGCCAAACCGCATCCTCCGCAATATTCCATAAGGACACTGGCTGTTCTTTCCAATTTTCCGGAATGGAAGGGATATGTACTGTATCTTTATCCAAAACGGCCCGGTTGCGATCCCGGGTTCCGGCAGGAGCATCTGCATATTGGATCGCCGGGCGGCTGTAGCTTACCGTCAGCCTAGTTTTCCAGGAAAAACGCCCGGCATCCAATCCTTTTATTTCAAAATGCAAACAGGGCATTCTAGGACTGCTTTCCTGGCCGGAACCTGTCTCTGCATAATCAATCCATGCAATCGTGTCAGTATTCCTGCCGTCCACATATCCCAGCGTATCGGAATGATCATCTTCCTGCGGTACGACCAATCTTTCCGATACTCCAAACAGCGGAGCCGGAAAAGCCTTCAAGGTGACGGGATGAATATCCACTTCCGTAATGAGAGTTCCAAAAGTTCCGCCCTCCTCACATTCCATGGAGAGCCATATGTCCTCCCTTCCCGTATTGAATTCCTGGGAACGCTTGAGGCGCATCAGCAAGCATCTGTCTCTCCATTCCCCCGGGATAATTTCACCCTCCTTGACATTCAATGAGGCGATTACTTCTCCGGTATTCTGCGACGGGTCCCCCAGCGTGACTTTAACATGGTAACTATTGTTAACCTTGTTGCCATCATCACCGCGCCTGCCCCGGTCCTTCCACGAAATTACATAAAATCCCGCGGCGTAATCCGGAGTGTCAAACGAATCCCTGTCTTCAAAGAACATGATCCTTTGTTTGATGCCTCCGGAAGTTTTGTCAGAATCCAGCTCTGCACATGTAATATGATCACTTTCTACGGACCAGTATTCTATTTTTGTTCCGCGGAGGGCATACCATTTCCGGATTCTGGAAGCACGGTCGGAAGTTCCTTCCGTGGAAGAAATGAATCCATATTTAAATTCGACGCCTTCCGCATATCCCTGATCGTGTTTCTGATTTAATGCTCCCGTTGAGCCCATCTTCCCGTTTTCAATCTTTATTTCATGCCGGGAATCACCGTTATTTACTGAAATTGCGTTATTCATTGCATTTAGTATTTTTATGGAATGCCATCGTAAATATTGGTTTTTTGAGATTCAACCATTACTTGACGAATTAAACGCGGATGATACGTGCCTCTACTCCATTCTGTTGAAAATAAGCAAATTCCATAAATGCTGCCACTACGGGCGGAAAGTCCAAAGGACTACCCAAACTGCTCGCTCCCAGAGACGGAAGAACAATAAACAAAGCTTGCCCGTTGTCCCCCAGCAACCTGAAAGACAAGGACAAGCTTTTTATAAAAATAAAGAATCGAAAACGCGGAAGCTATAAAATCATCTAGTGGCTTCCGTCGTTTTACGGATGATTTCACGGGCCTTGCGCACGTCGTCCTCATGGGAATCGCCGCGGCTTCTTTCCACGGTGAAGAGTTTGGAAAGTTCTTCATCCATGCGGCCCACGGCGGCTTTCGCCTTCGGATTCTTCGCGGCGCGGGCGCGCAGGATATTGACCTTTTCAAACTCTTCCAGCCCATCGCGGAGTTTTTCAAACCGCAGGGAACTAAGGTTGCCGGGATAAACCAGATAGCAGTCTCCCGCGGGCCAATTGCCGAAGTCCGTCTTTTCAAACGGATTACGGTTCCAGGAGTTGTAGGCCCACCTCAGAAAGCCGTCCAGGTGGTTGGCGGCGGCAAAGAGGGGCAGCCATTCCGCCTCCGCCAGCGGGGAGACGGTGAAGGTGTTAGGCTTTTTGGGATGGACGCAAACGTAAAACGTCGTCTTCTTCCCCTCCTTCTTGCGCTGCGCCAGCAAATCGCCTGTGACCGTATCCGCATGGTCGATCACGGGAGAGACGTCATACACATCCCGGGTCAAGGCGGTAGGCCGGTTGACGGCGGAGACGATCTTGAATTCCGGAGCGTACTTGTCCAGCACGTTCTTGGCCGCCTTTACCATGGCATCCGGCCGTTCATCCAGCCCGATGCAGGTCTTGTCCAGCCATCCCTTGCTCTTGACGTGCTTGCGGAAATCCGCCAGGAAAGGCCCCCAGATGGCTTCGTAGGAAGGGTCGTTCGGCTTGAGGTCCAGGAACTTGTATTTCCCGGTAGCTTCATCCAGATAACGGACTTTCATGTTCCACGGAATCATGGTGTAGCAGGATATCTGGCCCTTGACGCCCACCTCATTAATCATGAAGGAAACCCATTTGTCAAAGTTGGCGTAGTTCCAGCGCATGGTTCCGTTTTTGCCCTTGATCCATTCGATCATGGGGGGGAACCAGTCGTAGGTCTGGGCGTTCCAGGCTTCATCAATCAGGGAGCAGGTAATGGCCTTTTGCCCGGCATCCGCCAGCCTCTTCATCACCGGCTTCATCAGCGCGAAATGTTCCGGGGACCACGGTTCCACATCATGCCAGCGCGCCACAGCCTGCGGATGCTGCCAAAGGTCCAGGTGAACCTGCCAATTGGCGGGCGCAGGCAGAGATTCCGGAGCCACTTCCAGAACTACGGGAACGCTCACGGGAGAGCCGCTTTCAGCGGAAACCACTATTTTCCCCTTGTACACGCCGGGTTTGGCGGACGGGGGAATGTTGACTTCCACCCAGACGGGGCGCACGCCCCCCGCCTGCAGGTCGCAGCTGTTTTCACTGCCGATGATATCTGAAATGAGCCTGTTGCCCCCCTTGGTGTAGCGTATCATGGAGGTCCGGACGGGAATAACCTGTCCGGCAGCGTTTTTTACCCCGGCGCAGGTAGCGGACAACTGGGGCTGCGCCTGGGAAGACCAGACGGCAATCTGTCCGGCGGCGCGTTCACCCCTCCAGCCGGACAGGCGCACGGAATCCTGAAGCATTTCCTGCCGGGGAGCGCCGCTGTAAGGGATGCGGTCATAATCCTTCACCGCTGCGGCTTGCAGGTTCAGGGCGGCATCGGGCCCGTAGCCCTTGATCTCCACCAGGTGCCCTCCCTTGTCATTGCCGGCGTTGTTGCCCAGGAAGGTGATCTTGACGTACCGGACCGTCCGGGGATTGAATTTGAAGGGAACGCCTTCCGAGGTGGCGGCAATGCTGTTGGAAGACTGGTCCGCCAGCATTTTCCAATTTTTGCCGTCTTCCGAGCCTTCTATTTTATACTTGTAAATGCGTCCCCCCTCCCAATACGGCCAGACATGCAGGGCGGAAAGCGCTCGGGGCTTTCCCATGTCTATTTGAAGCCAGACGGGAATGCCCTCACAGCCCCAGTATTTGCCTGCGTTGTTCGCCTGGCCGTCCACGGCCAGTTCCGGACGGTCGTTGCCGTAGTGCCCGGAAGCGGTTACTTTGGCCCCGGCAAACAGGTTGCCCGCATCACCCGGCGCTCCGGCGGAAACCAGGGCGGGTTCGTACAGAGGGTGCCTGTCCGGCGACTGGGCCTGGACA
Encoded here:
- the nifJ gene encoding pyruvate:ferredoxin (flavodoxin) oxidoreductase; protein product: MSDQTTVTYSTIDANEAVASVAYRFSEVIAIYPITPSSPMGESAESWSAVNRKNLWGTVPSVVEMQSEGGAAGAVHGALQTGAMATTFTASQGLLLMIPNMFKIAGELTPAVFHVAARSLAYQGLSIFGDHSDVMSARSCGWAMLCGSSTQEAADFAAISHAATLESRVPFMNFFDGFRTSHEIGKIADITDDTLNGMIKQEWVDSFRERALTPDAPVLRGTAQNPDVYFQGRETVNQFYEATPAIVQKAMDRFADLTGRSYHLVDYSGAPDAERVIILMGSGAEAVEETVEAMIARENAKVGVLKVRLFRPFPAAELIKALPSTVRKIAVLDRTKEPGSQGEPLHQDVIQALFDAQGSGTLSFTNGMPKVVGGRYGLSSKEFTPAMVKGIYDSLEQDAPKNHFTIGINDDVLGTSIPYDEDYSTEADDVTRAMFFGLGSDGTVGANKDAIKIIGQHTDLYVQGYFVYDSKKAGSSTISHLRFGPRPIKSTYLITKANFLALHQPTLLNLFDFLKNAANGATFLMNSPHPADKLWDTLPARMQQQILDKNLKLYTIDAFSVARKTGMGGRINMIMQTCFFKLAGVIPADEAIGYIKKAIAKTYAKKGQEVVDKNIAAVDATLENLHQVDTTGKTITGHAIPPVMSADAPDYVQNVLGKMMCGEGDSIPVSQMPVDGTFPNGTSQYEKRNLALDLPEWDPAICIQCGKCTAVCPHAAIRSKFFAPDALSSAPASFESLDAKHPDWKGEKFVIQVSPNDCTGCTLCSDVCPAKSKTDPTHKALTMVPAEKIHDKEEANWDFFMSLPDVDRTKVKTDNIRSMQVLRPLFEFSGACAGCGETPYVKMLSQLFGNRLVVANATGCSSIYGGNLPTTPWSHDAEGRGPAWSNSLFEDNAEFGLGFRVSLDKQMEHAIELLRDAAGIVGQELVDQILTNPQKDEADIEQQRENVAELKKRITGKPECARLLTMADKLVRKSVWILGGDGWAYDIGYGGLDHILASGKNVKVLVMDTEVYSNTGGQCSKSTPRAAVAKFATTGKPGVKKDLGLMAMTYGNVYVASVALGAKDEHTLKAFVEAEAYDGPAIIIAYSHCISHGINMAKGLQQQKAWVDTGRILLYRYNPDLALQGKSPLIVEGKGPKGDLRDVLLSENRFKLLAKTNKEGFEKLLEEAQKDVWHRWNLYQSIANMGADKPAE
- the lysS gene encoding lysine--tRNA ligase, producing MSEQQQAHPNTTESELIAVRRDKLAKIRELGIDPYGARFDVTNTPAGLKADFKEDKQEAVAGRLLAIRDMGKSQFFVIGDVRGKIQGFLHKNEVDETTWKLWKLLDRGDWIGIKGTTFLTRTGEPTVKVSGLTILSKSLRPLPDKWHGLADKEVTYRKRHLDLIANEESAALFVTRSLMIAEMRRFLQDRGYLEVETPMLQDVAGGAAAKPFETYHNALDMPLTLRIAPELFLKRLMVGGFTKIFELNRSFRNEGIDRRHNPEFTMLEAYCACGDFETMANMVEELICHLAEKFCGGLQIDHKDAEGNVLYTIDLTRPWKRADYQDLIRGVAGQDWFDISPEERRARCEELDVEISPDMKDVDVSQQVYEKLVEEKTMNPCFVTHVAKDLVPLAKLNRENPDVVDVYELVINGQEISPGYSELNDPDVQKERLEHQAAGETQRVDYDFIETLEYGMPSAGGIGIGIDRVIMMLTGASSIRDVLLFPQLKRKDS
- a CDS encoding glycoside hydrolase domain-containing protein, producing the protein MRRLFFPLCSVIALTSFVQAQSPDRHPLYEPALVSAGAPGDAGNLFAGAKVTASGHYGNDRPELAVDGQANNAGKYWGCEGIPVWLQIDMGKPRALSALHVWPYWEGGRIYKYKIEGSEDGKNWKMLADQSSNSIAATSEGVPFKFNPRTVRYVKITFLGNNAGNDKGGHLVEIKGYGPDAALNLQAAAVKDYDRIPYSGAPRQEMLQDSVRLSGWRGERAAGQIAVWSSQAQPQLSATCAGVKNAAGQVIPVRTSMIRYTKGGNRLISDIIGSENSCDLQAGGVRPVWVEVNIPPSAKPGVYKGKIVVSAESGSPVSVPVVLEVAPESLPAPANWQVHLDLWQHPQAVARWHDVEPWSPEHFALMKPVMKRLADAGQKAITCSLIDEAWNAQTYDWFPPMIEWIKGKNGTMRWNYANFDKWVSFMINEVGVKGQISCYTMIPWNMKVRYLDEATGKYKFLDLKPNDPSYEAIWGPFLADFRKHVKSKGWLDKTCIGLDERPDAMVKAAKNVLDKYAPEFKIVSAVNRPTALTRDVYDVSPVIDHADTVTGDLLAQRKKEGKKTTFYVCVHPKKPNTFTVSPLAEAEWLPLFAAANHLDGFLRWAYNSWNRNPFEKTDFGNWPAGDCYLVYPGNLSSLRFEKLRDGLEEFEKVNILRARAAKNPKAKAAVGRMDEELSKLFTVERSRGDSHEDDVRKAREIIRKTTEATR